From a single Bradyrhizobium sediminis genomic region:
- a CDS encoding arylsulfatase — MNFPAILATLFLTSALSAPALAQQAQTSGPPLGSPAATITIPGDQLPPLPPKFGGVINETTKDSKPWWPPTVVPPKGAPNVLLIMTDDSGYGVPSTFGGVIPTPALDRIANAGLRYTQFHSTALCSPTRAALITGRNHHSVGFGNISELATGYPGYDSVIGPENATIGRILSDNGYATSWFGKNHNTPSYLYSAAGPFDQWPSGMGFQYFYGFMGGESDQWKPYLFRDHTPVFPWVGKPDYNLVTDMADDAIGYMKQLNASAPDKPFFVYYVPGATHSPHHPTKEWIDKFKGKFDMGWEKLREQTFANQKRLGVIPANTELTPWPDSLPKWDSLSVVQKKIVTREAEVFAAYTAYNDHEIGRVIQAVEDMGKLDNTLIIYINGDNGTSSEGSMQGTPNTMTVYNGVLELPEVELLRYYESWGSDQTYPHMAVPWAWAFNTPFKWVKQVASHFGGTRQGMAISWPGHITDVGGIRSQFHHVIDIVPTILEAAGLRAPASVDGVPQKPIEGVSMTYTFDKANANASSKHETQYFEIMANRGIYHDGWYAGTTPALVPWKPAAGGPLPDVTSYKWELYNISEDFSQNRDLAATNPGKLKEMQALFLSEAQKYQVLPLDNTVLTRLLTPRPSGTAGRTEFTYVGENAGIPIANAPSLLNRDYTITADITVPNGGAEGMIATMGGRFGGYALYLLKGKPVFVYNLLNLKRYRWEGGVGAEDWLGQSLSPGKHKIVFDFKYDGPGLGKGGSGVLSVDGKVLSQQKMDHSIPFMMALDESLDIGLDTRTALDDSYKLPFRFTGTIDKLSYKIRPEQLAEDDRKVMQKAVTKAND, encoded by the coding sequence ATGAATTTTCCTGCGATATTGGCTACGTTGTTTCTGACATCGGCGCTCTCGGCACCGGCGCTTGCACAACAAGCGCAGACGAGCGGGCCGCCGCTGGGTTCTCCAGCCGCGACCATCACTATTCCCGGTGATCAACTTCCGCCACTGCCCCCCAAGTTCGGCGGCGTGATCAACGAAACGACCAAGGACTCGAAGCCGTGGTGGCCGCCGACGGTCGTCCCGCCCAAGGGCGCACCGAACGTGCTGCTGATCATGACTGACGACTCCGGTTACGGCGTGCCGAGCACCTTCGGCGGCGTCATTCCGACGCCAGCCCTCGACCGCATCGCCAATGCCGGGCTGCGCTATACCCAGTTCCACTCGACCGCGCTGTGCTCGCCGACGCGCGCGGCGCTGATCACGGGCCGCAACCATCATTCGGTGGGCTTCGGCAACATCAGCGAATTGGCGACCGGGTATCCGGGCTATGACTCGGTCATCGGCCCCGAGAACGCGACCATCGGAAGGATACTGTCGGACAACGGCTATGCCACGTCCTGGTTCGGCAAGAACCACAACACGCCCTCTTACCTGTACAGCGCAGCAGGGCCGTTCGATCAATGGCCGAGCGGCATGGGCTTCCAATACTTCTATGGCTTCATGGGCGGCGAGTCCGACCAGTGGAAGCCATACCTCTTCCGCGATCACACACCGGTTTTCCCCTGGGTGGGTAAGCCCGACTACAACCTCGTCACCGACATGGCGGACGACGCCATCGGGTACATGAAGCAACTGAACGCATCCGCGCCGGACAAGCCGTTTTTTGTCTATTACGTGCCAGGTGCCACGCACTCGCCGCATCATCCGACGAAGGAATGGATCGACAAGTTCAAAGGCAAGTTCGACATGGGCTGGGAGAAGCTGCGCGAGCAGACCTTCGCCAACCAGAAGCGGCTCGGCGTGATCCCGGCAAACACCGAACTCACGCCATGGCCGGACTCGCTGCCGAAGTGGGACTCGCTCTCAGTCGTACAAAAGAAGATCGTCACGCGCGAGGCCGAAGTCTTTGCCGCCTACACCGCCTATAACGACCACGAGATCGGGCGCGTGATCCAGGCGGTCGAGGATATGGGCAAGCTCGACAACACGTTGATCATCTACATCAACGGTGACAACGGCACGAGTTCGGAAGGCTCGATGCAGGGCACCCCGAACACAATGACGGTCTACAATGGCGTCCTCGAACTGCCAGAGGTCGAATTGCTGCGATACTACGAGTCCTGGGGCTCGGATCAGACCTACCCGCACATGGCGGTGCCGTGGGCCTGGGCGTTCAACACTCCATTCAAATGGGTGAAGCAGGTCGCATCGCATTTCGGCGGGACCAGGCAGGGCATGGCCATCTCGTGGCCCGGCCACATCACCGACGTGGGCGGCATTCGCAGCCAGTTCCACCACGTGATCGACATCGTTCCGACGATCCTCGAAGCGGCAGGCCTTCGGGCTCCGGCCTCCGTCGACGGCGTTCCGCAAAAGCCGATCGAGGGCGTGAGCATGACGTACACGTTCGACAAAGCGAACGCCAATGCGTCGTCCAAGCACGAGACGCAGTATTTCGAGATCATGGCGAACCGCGGCATCTATCATGACGGCTGGTACGCCGGCACGACGCCGGCGCTGGTACCCTGGAAGCCGGCGGCAGGAGGACCGCTGCCCGATGTCACCTCCTACAAGTGGGAACTCTACAATATCAGCGAGGACTTCTCGCAGAACCGTGACCTCGCCGCGACGAATCCCGGCAAACTGAAGGAGATGCAGGCGCTGTTCCTGTCGGAAGCGCAGAAATATCAGGTCCTGCCGTTGGACAATACGGTCCTCACCCGCCTCCTCACGCCGCGGCCGAGCGGCACGGCGGGGCGAACCGAGTTCACCTATGTGGGCGAGAATGCCGGCATTCCGATCGCCAACGCGCCGAGCCTTCTCAACCGGGACTACACGATCACCGCCGACATCACCGTTCCCAATGGCGGCGCCGAGGGCATGATCGCCACGATGGGTGGACGGTTCGGTGGCTATGCGCTCTATCTGCTCAAGGGCAAGCCGGTCTTTGTCTACAACCTCCTCAACCTGAAGCGCTATCGCTGGGAGGGAGGTGTCGGAGCCGAAGACTGGCTGGGCCAGTCGCTCAGTCCTGGCAAGCACAAGATCGTATTCGACTTCAAGTATGACGGACCGGGACTCGGAAAGGGCGGATCCGGCGTGCTTTCAGTCGACGGCAAAGTGCTGTCGCAGCAGAAGATGGACCACTCCATTCCTTTCATGATGGCGCTTGACGAATCTCTGGACATTGGGCTCGACACCCGCACGGCGCTCGACGACAGCTACAAGCTGCCATTCCGCTTTACCGGCACGATTGACAAGCTGAGCTACAAGATCAGGCCGGAGCAACTGGCTGAGGATGATCGCAAGGTCATGCAGAAGGCCGTGACCAAAGCAAACGACTAG